TATACAtttcacataataatttaaatgcattATATAATTCAGATATAATCTTATTATCCATATCATCATTCGTTAAAGTATGTCTATTTTCTATAATATCCTTAAAATTACTACAACCTTTAACATGGTCTACAGTACTTATATACTTGAAATCACTTTTTATAAACGtagtataaaaatgttttagaCTGTTTTTATCTGGATTGCTCTTTAGgcttaacatataaattaacCATGTCATAATGTAATcaacaaaatttatattattttttgccTTATTCGAAAGCCCAGAACTCCCAAAGAATTTATTAAGCAAaaataaacatccagcattaattttttcgagATCACCTTTACATTCATTGTTAAAACaataactatttaaaaaattgccATAATTAAATTCATGATATTCATTAGTTTTGGTCAATTTATCGGGGAAAGCATCCCATACACTCAGAAAACtttcacactaagaaaacatttaaaaacagttattagaaatgtatattattgaacattttattaaaataaagtttaatgatatttaaatataatacaatatcaaaacatgtaaaggaaattattattattaacaaatgtatataccacttgcttattcattataatggaatCTTATTTTTGATTTCTAAATTGAGTATAATCATTCTGTTTAATATAGACTCGCCCCACCATGtgacgcaaatactttaaccATATATACAAcaactgtctgtagttaaatatattatatgtttttaaataactaaattaatataaaataataatacattagtattactaaaatcatattatacttattttatgacaattagctaaattaccttaaaaaGAGGGATGCTTAATACagttttgattaaatatagatatgatgcattttatgcaaaaaattttattcttactaacatatggtataactttattataaaaatggatatacttttataaataatttaaagtatgtttgaaaataaaaaaggaatatatttatattttctgttttaatgattgcccttctaaaacttaaatactgtatataactaaaaaataaaaagttctATTATtgctataatccttaaaagtatataaataataatttttttaaatatattaaatttttatgtaattttttcttataatatataatactgttttttctaaaattatattattttcgaattaagttgcattgttcccttttttaattgcatatacataattttaatattatttttatttaatatatatcaattccaattatatttaacattttcaataactttagttttattcctatataattaaatttagaaatataccttattagataattttataatatattttgcacatctttctcacggtttaaaacgacaattagcactggtcccgtatttataaggtTAAATAAGACTTTTTatgcatattgtttttaaaataatacttagtagatattaattattaacatataaataactattgatgtaaattttaaagtataattaggttggtatatttgcattttagataggagagataagggaagtatgcttttttaagacaattatatagccatataagatttgcctattctatataattaattatgtCTGTATTTCTTTGACATTAAAGCtttaaattatgtatatatattaaaattattcattAGAAATaacttataattattttctaaatatacagtttgcttttatattttataataaactatatttagttttatgatgaaaaaaaatatttttaagtaaactatagaattattaatattattttgcttgaTAGTGTTAATTCTATATTATCGCATTAATGCatacttaaataaatgttataatagttcatatgatattttatacgtatattataatattatcaaGTGTTTAAGAATAtgtataatgaatttatatccATATAGTGTATCAAattaacataatatatttgttcgtatttaatacgtttatctattgttattactattattattgttgctGTTATATCACAATATAGTACAACGTAATAATTAATgcttttaataaaaataatttaaatcaatgtataatatttcctTGCTTCATAGTTTTTAAATCAACTATTTTAGAACAAATATACCATCTCGTAAAAACATTATattcaatttatatatttgtgaatttgtatgtatataataacctaataaaaatctTATCAATTCagattaaattaattattacatactttttctatatatttctcgttaatatataattgtatatattccccaattttaacatatttcaggTTTTAGTCATtgatacaatattatatattatatatattagaataATAACTCTATTcaatctatcatattatttataattatcagaataaactataacattaaaatttattatatactaatattttattttaattattttaaaatataacttatttatgcctcaaaatataaaattaaaaataaatagtgattaatctattattatacttttatgataaataaattaaaccGTATAAagcaacttctattaatactaattaattttaacacaaatgtaaaatacaaaaagataatagtaactacaattaaaacttaaaaaatgttgtatatatagtacgatttttattttattattaaaaatgttagaagcataataatattttatagacaatgttatattgtcgattctcgatcgatattgcatgtatctatattttatgattatctattactgttcagttggataacatgatttaaattaaaatcaatatgtcacaaataataagttttactaaataaaataaagaaacatattatgatatgcataattcaatataattatgattaacaagctttatataataaataattatgatatatcataaatgaattaatatatgcaatatagatattttattttaatcaaattaaatcggcatgaacactcaattatatatattataacttataaatatgttatataacccctttcatattaatggcaaTGCTCCTTTGGTagtgcatattttttaacttcatcttgtgattaaacatacggaatgttacatatataaaattagtgtttaagttataaaaaattaaatgcaatacaATACTTAGctctaacccgaatatgggttccacaaacacaaccctgacccacatcataaaaattatataaaaattatgcaaaaattacttcgaaatagacaatttcctaaaatatatcaaccattattactattcctggaaTAATCACTACTCttagaataatatattaatgatcagtttcttttttattttttcagcttttctcttaaatgttgtttttgagatcgtttccgaaatccaaataacgaatactaatataaaattttaagaaGCGTACGGTTGTTCGTTAATtcttacatatatataatattttttttttaattccttattatttaccttataagaaactaccaataaaattgatgctgcaacaaatataattgcaattggaattattatgttttttgtTACTGAACTTCGTGGACAAGCTACAAATTGTGAGtaattattacatttattattatatttattttcaaaaattttataatcatttgataaactaGACAATAGATTATAATAAGAACTTCCTTTATGAATATCTAAAgcatttttaagtttttcatatttttcaaccAATTCTCCAGCAGTTTCTAAACATGTCTTGCATTCAGTACTTTTTGCTGGATCAAATTCACtatacatgttacataatgatttaaatgcatcataaaaattagatatatctttaatatctaTATCCATCGAGCTTATTTGTTTTTCTATAATATCCTTATTAATCTTATTATTAGTAGATATATTATCCTTATATTGACTATTGTCTCCTATATAGaaagtataaaaattgtttaatGTGATGATTTCACTTTCtgttttttgatttagtctataacttaaccataaaatagcATATTCAGCAAGTTTATCACTCTCAAAATCTTCATCACTAATACCATCAAATAAATTTAGTAATGTTATAAAAGTAGAAATAACTATTTTGTCATAAGTATCACATTCATTATCAAggcaataaaaattataataactCATAGAATTATGATCTTTCGGTTTGTTCGGATCAtcaacaaaattattatcagcCCCATTAATTATATCACACTACGAATGTATTTtacgaattaaacaaaaaatgtattaatataaatgttactaaaattaaaattattataatttataggaatgcaacatacgaataatataagaaaatgatatatacCAATTCCTTagacattataatgaaattctgTTATAATTCGGAGATTATGCGGGgtgatgttatttatatatattgtataaaatatatcttgtataaaatatatcttgTGTCTACTTAAGTTCTTTACATAGCAGTTATCTTTCGTTAgacatattattcttaattttaacttcatataaaataataatacattagtattactaaaatcatattatacttattttatagaAGTTAGCTAAATTGCCTTAAACAGAGGGTTGCTTATACACTTtgccatatgtatatatgatgcattttatacaaaaagtactattcttactaacatttggtataactttattataaaaattaatatacttttataatgaatttaaaaaatatatacatatgctttaatataaaaCACAAACAACGtcctaaaacttaaataatgcacaaatatataaatttaagaaagttattattattacaatccttaaagtatataaataattatttaataagatagactaaatacttatatacttgtttcttataatatataatacagtcttttctaaaataacacttacaaaataagttgaattgttccattttctatgcaaaatacataattttatattatttttaatgaatgtagataaattaaaaaataattttaatacgttaaataactttatttttattccaatatacttcaatttgtAAGTATGCCTTattggataattttataatatattttccgcATAATttccacggtttaaaacgacaataCCACTGAACCCGAATTCATAaccttaaataagtctttaaatgcctattgtttttaaaataatacttagtagatattaaatattaacatataaataagtattgctgctaattttaaagtataataaaactatgtttgattatgtcattattttaccctttaataggagagagataagatatattagctctttaatatatatatttatataaagattcgctaaatattatacataaatttatcttatatattctactgTTATAGTTAATGTAtatcattcaaataatttattaaaaattctatattttattaattctatgatgCAGTAATGTTGTTTTGTATTATAAAATGATTATTCACTAAACACTaatgtgaataataaaataccatttaacatgaattgagtCTTTAACCATTTCACCATtgattcatattttataatataaaattataaatcccaaattggatctttaataaatatataccattgatacctttataatgtattattatgtgtcttttcgatcaaattaatatttaattatatgaagtttccacaataaaataatatttaatattaattattggtatagtattttgttatattatatatataggcacataataataacattattttgtcatattatttataattattagaacaaaacatgaaattttattaatatacttatattttgtcttttaacgattttaaatgtaatatatttatacctgaaaatataaaattaaaaaattaatagtgattaatctaatattatacctttatagtaaataaattaatatatatagaacgatttatattatttgaatttaaaactttaacataaaatgatactatatataatcgaaagttaaaaggatagtatacatatatctataatgtaatttttatgtattactaaaaatgttagatgcataaaacatCTTTTATAGGTATTGTTGTTGAacctcgatcgatattttatgaatctatattttatgattacctattatatattggtaatatgtttaattaatcttaaaaacacacatattaatatgaagatatattataatgtagacaattgttccaaatgaatcgaattataataatacccAACCTCATATATAATGCCATTATTACATTTCAATTGGCAtagtataatttaaattaattgtagcataaattataagtttcactaaataaaattttaatcaaatgaagaaacatattatgttatacataattcaatataaccacatattaacaagttttatataataaataattatgatatagaataatatgaattgATATATGCAacatagacattttattttaatcatataaaatcggcatgaacactcaattgtatatattatactttatgggaaaaatattatgggccctttttcatattaatggcaaTGCTCCTTTGGaagtacatatttttaacttcatCTCATGAATAAATATACGGGTATAGCACATATATTTAGTTAGTGtttaaatcataaaaaattaaatgcaatataatacttagccctaacccaaacatgggttccacaacataaaactatataaaaattatgcaaaaattatttatttataaatagacaatttcttaaaatatattaaccattattactattcctgaaatagtcactactcttcgaattatatattaatgaatcattttcttcattatattttttattttttctcttaatttttgtttttgaaatcgtttccgaaatccaaataatgaatactaatataaaatgttaagaaacgtatattttttttaatgtttgcatatatataataatttttttaattccttattatttaccttataagaaattcccaaaaaaattggtattgcaacaaatataagtGCAATTGAAATTAGTGAATAAGTTAGAAGAGGtggaaaataataacatttattttttaaattatcataatcatttgataatattgaaaatagtTTACCATATGAttcgtttttattaatatccaAATCTTTAagttgttcatattttttaacaaattcttGAGTCTTTTCTAAATAACTATTGTAATCTGATTCGATGTTATCACATTCAGTATACaatttacataatgatttaaatgcatcataaaatttagacatatGTTCATTAGGAATATTAAATACataattatgtttatttat
Above is a window of Plasmodium yoelii strain 17X genome assembly, chromosome: 9 DNA encoding:
- a CDS encoding PIR protein; translated protein: MSKELCDIINGADNNFVDDPNKPKDHNSMSYYNFYCLDNECDTYDKIVISTFITLLNLFDGISDEDFESDKLAEYAILWLSYRLNQKTESEIITLNNFYTFYIGDNSQYKDNISTNNKINKDIIEKQISSMDIDIKDISNFYDAFKSLCNMYSEFDPAKSTECKTCLETAGELVEKYEKLKNALDIHKGSSYYNLLSSLSNDYKIFENKYNNKCNNYSQFVACPRSSVTKNIIIPIAIIFVAASILLVVSYKYSLFGFRKRSQKQHLREKLKK
- a CDS encoding PIR protein, encoding MLTSTVCEEFDSLREKFPDELDDPVKYMSTSGTLKQHCPDKECKTYNNIVNGGFLWLLDTFYDGKSVFSYYADGKIDIVVYIMMWLGYKLNHKLNTQFSNINEFYNTHMKNYYGYAKKIDYVDDYNSYNDLINKHNYVFNIPNEHMSKFYDAFKSLCKLYTECDNIESDYNSYLEKTQEFVKKYEQLKDLDINKNESYGKLFSILSNDYDNLKNKCYYFPPLLTYSLISIALIFVAIPIFLGISYKYSLFGFRKRFQKQKLREKIKNIMKKMIH